CAGTGCCCTCCCCTTGGGTACTGGAACAAAGAGCGATAACTTTCTCCGCCAGCGCTGCGTTCTTGGCAAGCAACCGTCTGCCTGCGCGCAAAAAGGCCTGCCACCATGCTTCAGGATCCTGCTCGGCGCCGCCGCCAGGGAGCAGTGTAGTCTCTACCTCCTCAAACTCCCAACCCGCCACATGCCCTTGTTTGGATACTAAAGCGACCTTACAGCCGGAGGTTCCGAGGTCGATGGCAAGCACATAGGGATCGGTCTCCATCATGATTCCTCCGTCAAATTATCAATGTTTAGAGACTCATAAACGAGGCTCTGCTGTTAGGCTTTCCATTGTTTTGAATATTTTTTCAAAAAAATCTGATGCATCAATACCGCTTCAAAACGGTTGATACTTTTTGCGCCGCCTAGAAATTCTGCTTCGATAAAAGCCTTACATCCTTTTTCCAAAACCTGACAACACAAGAGCGCTTCGTCGAGATCACGGCCCAAGCAAATTGCTCCATGATTTGCCATAAGCGCTGCCATGCGACCACGGAGCGCGCGCATCGTCTTTTTCACAATGCGTTTTGTCCCGGGCAAGGCATAATCTGCAACACGCACAGAAGGACCGATTAGCTGGGCGACATCATCAAGTACGGGAGGCAGCTCACGCCGAGCTGCTGCAAGGGTGGAAGCATGAGGCGAATGCACGTGAATCACAGCGTTGATTTCTTTTCGTTGGCGATAGACCTCTATATGCAAATCTTTTTCGCTGGAGGGTTTGGGCCCTACATGGTTGCCGCTCAACAGATCAATAATCGGAATATCTTCATTGGTTAATTGATTGTAGTCGGCACCGCTGGGGGTAATGACCACCTTATCATCAAGTCGAACACTGATATTCCCCCAGGTTCCTACGACAAGCCCGGTCTCGACAAGGTGTATTCCCATTTCTCGTACAGCCTGCTGTGTTTGTGTAATGGGGTCCATGATTATTGTTCTCCTGTGAGTACAGATCGATCCACTTTATTAAATACTTTTTCAAAACGTCCCAAGGCATCATCGATAACGTCGTCTGTATCCGCCAAGCTGGTATACAATCGGCTGCCTGCCAAGCTGATAATACCTTCGGCCGTGTAGGCAGCTCCATACTCTTCCATCCCTAATTTGCGCGCCTTGATTTCTTTTAGAACACGGAGAATATGAAGATACTCAAGACGGATAAACATACCGCCCACCGTTTCCAAGTGACAGATAGAACCTTGATTATAGGCGACAAAGGGAAGCTTAAGGCTTTCAATAAGCCTATTAAGCCCTTCGGTGAGGCGGTCGCCGGCCAAGCCCGCTTTTTTACAGGCATCGGTGGCGGCAATTTCTTGTATCGTGAAATAACCGGCCGCCGCGCTCAGCGGATTGGCGGCCAAGGTACCGCCCACATAGGCCCGTTTCTTTCCGCTTTCCAAACCCGCCGCCATCCGTTGAATTAGGTCTCTCCGACCGCCCACGCCGCCGGCAGAGGGATATCCACCGGCAACGACTTTTCCGAATATGGTGAGATCCGGGCGGACTCCAAAATAGCCTTGTGCGCCGCCAAGCCCCACGCGAAATCCGGTCACTACCTCATCAAAGATAAGCAGTGCCCCATATTTGTCGCAAAGCCGGCGCACCTGCTCATTGTGTTCGTGGTCCACGGGGCGCGTACCGCTTTCCGGTCCGACCGGCTCGACCAATACGGCAGCTGTACCGCCGTGCAAGCGATTGAAGAAGAGTTTGCGGTCGAGAGAAGCGATATCATTGGGAGCCGCTTCTACGGTGTATTTGGTGCAGACGCGGGGAATGCCATGGGCTTCGAAGCGGCGCGAGCGGGGCAGCTTTAAACTGTAAACCATCTGATCAGACCAGCCATGATAGGCGCCGCCCATTTTGATAATGTATTTCTTTCCCGTAGCAAGGCGGGCGACGCGTATGGCTGCCATCACGCTTTCCGTGCCGCTGCCAAGCATGCGGAACATTTCCACCGCCGGCATGTGCTTGGAAATTTCTTTTGCTATCTTCAATTCAAATTCATGGAACAAGCCTGTTACGGGGCCGCATTTGCGGAGCAGATCAATGACTTGTTCTAAAACAGCCGGCGGATTGGAACCGAGCACGGTGGGACCGCCTGCCTGTAAAAAATCAATGTAGCGATTGCCGTCTAAGTCATAAAGATAAGGGCCCTCGGCGCGATCCATGACCAAAGGGAAGGGATAGTTAAAGGATAGATTATGCTGAACACCGCCGGGAATATAGTCTTTTGCCTCCGTGATCATCGCTTTGGATTGGGCACATTGGGTATTCAATTTCTCCAGATATTCATTCAACGCATCACGCCGAATAAGCACCGGCGGAAGCGCCATCAATCGGTCGATTTTACGATAAATTTCTTTGACGTCCGGATACTGGCTGATCGCATAGGACATAGTCCATCACTCCTATAGGCTTATCTCGAAACGGGATTATGGTGTTCTCCCAATTTTCAAGATGATCTAACAATGATTGAGCACAGGCACGAATCACCTTTAATGATTGCGCTTGTCGATGGGCAGCGGGCTCGCCGCGTCACTCCATTTCTTTGATCTTAATGTTGCGGAACCAGATTGGCGCACCCGCATGTTTTCCTTGGAATCCGATTCTGCCTTTAGTCGGCAGGGTACTCAACGGTTTACTCAACCAAGCAGGCACTTCCGAACCATCAGGATTGGTTTTCGCAGAGGTATATTCATCCATATTCATGGCTACAACGGCTTCACCATTCAAAGTAACCTCAATATCTTTACCCATACAGCGAATGGTGAGACGATTCCATTCACCCGGTTTTTTGACCACATTTTTTGTTGGTGCCAAGTGTCCGAAAACAGCACCACAATGCCAGTTCGCGGGAGAATCTGCCCATTTGTCGGCATGGTCATCAGCAATCTGGATCTCTACCGAATTGGGAATCCAGTCCGCCATGTCGCTGCAGTACACGATTACGCCGCTGTTGCTTCCTTCGGCATTCTTAAATTCCAAATCAAGCACAAAATTTTCATAGTCACGACCGGTCCAAAGGGATTCATCCTTCGTTGCAGTCAACTCACCATCCGTACAGCTCCATACCCCTTCCGGTTTAACGGCATTTGAAAGATCTGCAGCGAACAAGTTTTCCCACGCAGCACTATCGGGATGCGCTAAGGATTCTTTTGATTCGGCCTGTACTGCTGCAGCATAGAGAACTAAAGTCAAAAGGATCATGGAAATAAAGAGTCTTTTCATCATCGTATTCCTTTGTTGGTTAAGATTATCTGTACCGTTAATTATACATAATCGACCCTAGACAGTCATGTATAGCCTTTCAGGTTATAGCTTGAGCCTTTATCAGAAAAAGAACAGGATTTTTTTACTGCAGCTCTTTCCCCAGATCAATTCGGAGACTATAGAGGGTGATGAAGCGTTGAAATACTTTAAGGGTGTGAAAGGTGTACAGCTGCCGAAGATACCGCGGGATACAGGGCATTTCACTGCGTCGGCAAACTAAAAGATTTTATAGCTTGTCGCCTTCGGCCAAATCGTGAAGGAGCGATTTGTTTGTCAACTCGATACGTCTGCCTTTCATAAGAATGATTCCGCGGCGCTGCATCCGTGTAAGGGTTCGGCTCAGCGTCTCCGCCACCGTTCCCAATCGCGCTGCAAGCAGGGTCTTCGTCGTAGTCAGCTCAAATTCATCGGCGTTGTCGGACTCTTCGGATAATTCGAGCAAATGACGCGCCAATCGAGTGGACACTTCTTTCAGCGAAAGATCATCGATCATTTCGACAAAACGCCGTAAGCGCCGGGATAAGATGGCGAGCATATTAAACAGCAAGTCCGGCTGCTTTTCTGCAAGCATTTGAAAATCGCTGCGCCGGAAATAAAGGATTTGAGAAGCTACTAGACTTTCAGCGGTAGCGGGATAGACGCCGCCTTCGAATACGGCGACTTCACCGCAAGGTTCGACACCCGATAAAATATGCAAGATCTGTTCGCGTCCATCAGCTCCGTAGCGACAAATTTTAACCTGTCCCTCCCCTATGATATAAAAGCCATCTGCAATTTGCCCCTCCCGAAATAAGAGTTCGCCCGCTTCGTAGATACGTACAGAACAAAGGGACGCCACTTCACGAATCATATCCAAAGGTAATTCTTCAAAAAGCGAACAAGCAGAAAGTTGTTCAGTACGTTTTTCAATCGATACGGTAATTCTTTTCATGACACTGATTCACACCCTTTAAAAAGAATCTTATGATCCGGCTCTTTTCTCACCGAAGCTATTTTCCTTTTCGCGAAGCGCCTGTTATTTTACGCCAGTTCATGAGTCCGGA
The DNA window shown above is from Candidatus Hydrogenedentota bacterium and carries:
- a CDS encoding class II aldolase/adducin family protein, with protein sequence MDPITQTQQAVREMGIHLVETGLVVGTWGNISVRLDDKVVITPSGADYNQLTNEDIPIIDLLSGNHVGPKPSSEKDLHIEVYRQRKEINAVIHVHSPHASTLAAARRELPPVLDDVAQLIGPSVRVADYALPGTKRIVKKTMRALRGRMAALMANHGAICLGRDLDEALLCCQVLEKGCKAFIEAEFLGGAKSINRFEAVLMHQIFLKKYSKQWKA
- a CDS encoding aminotransferase class III-fold pyridoxal phosphate-dependent enzyme: MSYAISQYPDVKEIYRKIDRLMALPPVLIRRDALNEYLEKLNTQCAQSKAMITEAKDYIPGGVQHNLSFNYPFPLVMDRAEGPYLYDLDGNRYIDFLQAGGPTVLGSNPPAVLEQVIDLLRKCGPVTGLFHEFELKIAKEISKHMPAVEMFRMLGSGTESVMAAIRVARLATGKKYIIKMGGAYHGWSDQMVYSLKLPRSRRFEAHGIPRVCTKYTVEAAPNDIASLDRKLFFNRLHGGTAAVLVEPVGPESGTRPVDHEHNEQVRRLCDKYGALLIFDEVVTGFRVGLGGAQGYFGVRPDLTIFGKVVAGGYPSAGGVGGRRDLIQRMAAGLESGKKRAYVGGTLAANPLSAAAGYFTIQEIAATDACKKAGLAGDRLTEGLNRLIESLKLPFVAYNQGSICHLETVGGMFIRLEYLHILRVLKEIKARKLGMEEYGAAYTAEGIISLAGSRLYTSLADTDDVIDDALGRFEKVFNKVDRSVLTGEQ
- a CDS encoding DUF1080 domain-containing protein, which encodes MMKRLFISMILLTLVLYAAAVQAESKESLAHPDSAAWENLFAADLSNAVKPEGVWSCTDGELTATKDESLWTGRDYENFVLDLEFKNAEGSNSGVIVYCSDMADWIPNSVEIQIADDHADKWADSPANWHCGAVFGHLAPTKNVVKKPGEWNRLTIRCMGKDIEVTLNGEAVVAMNMDEYTSAKTNPDGSEVPAWLSKPLSTLPTKGRIGFQGKHAGAPIWFRNIKIKEME
- a CDS encoding Crp/Fnr family transcriptional regulator, which produces MKRITVSIEKRTEQLSACSLFEELPLDMIREVASLCSVRIYEAGELLFREGQIADGFYIIGEGQVKICRYGADGREQILHILSGVEPCGEVAVFEGGVYPATAESLVASQILYFRRSDFQMLAEKQPDLLFNMLAILSRRLRRFVEMIDDLSLKEVSTRLARHLLELSEESDNADEFELTTTKTLLAARLGTVAETLSRTLTRMQRRGIILMKGRRIELTNKSLLHDLAEGDKL